A portion of the Pleurocapsa minor HA4230-MV1 genome contains these proteins:
- a CDS encoding rhomboid family intramembrane serine protease gives MVPLRDENPVKITPYVTYILIAANILVFVYELTLNSNQLELFFHLFAVVPQELTASLSGVDLHQGIPEAVTPITSQFLHAGFTHVGFNMLFLYIFGNNVEEQLGRAKFLFFYLSCGILAVMAQWFFSSMSSVPSLGASGAIAGVMGAYILKFPQAKIVTVIPLGFFFPLFRIPAVYFLGFWFVEQALNGIASFEVTASVGMESGGVAYWAHAGGFIAGAVLGPILGLFSHSSEEKSIVSTRSFNES, from the coding sequence ATGGTTCCTTTAAGAGACGAAAACCCAGTTAAAATAACTCCTTATGTTACCTATATTTTAATTGCAGCTAATATCCTGGTTTTTGTTTATGAACTTACCCTTAACTCCAATCAATTAGAGCTTTTCTTTCATTTATTCGCCGTTGTTCCCCAGGAGTTAACCGCGAGTTTAAGTGGCGTCGATCTTCATCAGGGTATTCCTGAAGCAGTTACGCCGATCACTTCGCAATTTTTGCACGCAGGATTTACTCACGTTGGCTTCAACATGCTTTTTCTGTATATCTTTGGTAACAATGTCGAAGAGCAGTTAGGTAGAGCTAAATTTTTGTTCTTTTACTTGTCTTGTGGGATCTTGGCAGTAATGGCTCAATGGTTTTTTTCCTCTATGTCTAGCGTACCTTCTTTAGGTGCTAGTGGAGCGATCGCTGGTGTGATGGGAGCATATATTCTTAAGTTCCCGCAAGCCAAAATTGTTACAGTTATTCCTTTGGGATTCTTTTTTCCTTTATTTAGAATACCTGCGGTGTATTTTTTAGGCTTCTGGTTTGTCGAACAAGCTTTAAACGGGATTGCCTCTTTTGAAGTTACCGCCAGTGTAGGGATGGAAAGCGGTGGAGTTGCCTATTGGGCGCACGCAGGTGGATTTATTGCAGGAGCTGTATTAGGCCCTATATTGGGTTTGTTTTCTCATAGTTCAGAGGAAAAGAGTATTGTTTCCACTAGATCTTTCAATGAATCGTAG
- the sodN gene encoding superoxide dismutase, Ni has translation MLKQVIYQIKNFFPAPEVHAHCDGPCGVYDPSSARVTAEAVVSMTKKIMDLEAPTSGDKAANIAYQNTLSRYIAIKEEQAQKTKEDLLILWTDYFKPVHLEKYPDLHDTFWKAAKLCSACKVEVSAEHANELMDAVQKIHNIFWETKGRDVSFVKAS, from the coding sequence ATGTTGAAACAAGTCATTTACCAAATTAAAAATTTCTTTCCTGCACCTGAAGTTCACGCCCATTGCGATGGCCCTTGCGGTGTCTATGATCCATCTTCCGCACGTGTTACAGCAGAAGCTGTTGTTTCCATGACTAAAAAAATCATGGATCTTGAAGCTCCTACTTCTGGAGATAAAGCAGCAAATATTGCCTATCAAAATACTCTTTCTCGCTATATTGCCATTAAAGAAGAACAGGCTCAAAAAACTAAAGAAGATTTATTAATTCTTTGGACAGACTATTTTAAGCCAGTGCATCTGGAGAAATATCCCGATCTCCACGATACCTTCTGGAAAGCCGCTAAACTTTGTTCTGCTTGTAAAGTAGAAGTTAGTGCTGAACATGCTAATGAGCTTATGGATGCAGTTCAGAAAATTCATAATATTTTCTGGGAAACTAAAGGACGTGACGTTAGCTTCGTCAAAGCGAGCTAA
- a CDS encoding ABC transporter substrate-binding protein translates to MKNFSWKFGKSDRSHSTMMLALISLSAGVLLTSCQGGNAPEANAPAGDAPGGNTTAESDGLKLGSLAPATGDLSSIGQNWPAAVQLAVDTINECGGVNEAQVSLISEDDQTDPSAGSSAMTKLAEVDKVAGVVGSFASSVSGAAVDVAVRNKVMMVSPGSTSPVFTERAQNGEFSGYWARTAPPDTYQSQALATLAKKQGFKNVATVAINNDYGVGFEEQFVKAFKNQGGNIVGKPVRYDPKAATLDSEAKSAFSTKPDAVAAVLYAETGSVLLKSAFEQGLSDGVTVLLTDGVYSDDFITQVGKTSDGKSIIAGALGTVPGANGPALKEFTALWNEKVGKELTAYVPHNWDAAVLMMLAAEASDANTGEGIKGKILEVANAPGTEVTDACKAMELIRSGEDINFQGASGNVDIDANGDVVGSYDVWQVGEEGTLKVIDKVDPVAPKAAKAAN, encoded by the coding sequence ATGAAAAATTTTAGCTGGAAATTCGGCAAAAGCGATCGCTCTCACTCGACAATGATGCTAGCTTTAATCTCATTGAGCGCTGGCGTATTACTTACCTCTTGCCAAGGAGGAAATGCTCCAGAAGCAAATGCTCCAGCAGGAGATGCTCCAGGAGGAAATACTACAGCAGAAAGTGACGGTCTTAAGCTAGGAAGTTTAGCCCCTGCCACAGGAGATCTTTCCTCTATTGGCCAAAACTGGCCCGCAGCAGTACAGCTTGCCGTAGATACGATTAATGAATGCGGTGGTGTAAATGAAGCCCAGGTTAGTCTAATTTCCGAAGACGACCAGACAGATCCCAGCGCAGGTAGTAGCGCCATGACCAAGCTTGCCGAAGTAGACAAAGTTGCAGGAGTAGTCGGGTCTTTTGCCAGTAGCGTATCTGGAGCAGCAGTTGATGTAGCAGTACGAAATAAGGTAATGATGGTGTCTCCTGGTAGTACCAGCCCAGTATTTACTGAACGGGCGCAAAACGGCGAATTTAGCGGCTATTGGGCGCGTACTGCTCCACCTGATACCTATCAATCTCAAGCGCTAGCAACATTGGCAAAAAAGCAGGGATTTAAAAATGTAGCGACTGTTGCGATTAACAATGATTACGGCGTAGGCTTTGAAGAACAGTTTGTCAAAGCATTTAAAAATCAAGGGGGTAATATTGTTGGCAAACCCGTACGCTACGACCCCAAAGCGGCAACTCTCGATAGTGAAGCAAAATCAGCTTTTAGTACTAAACCAGATGCTGTAGCAGCGGTTTTATATGCCGAAACTGGTAGTGTCCTGCTCAAGTCTGCCTTTGAACAAGGATTAAGCGATGGCGTGACTGTTTTATTGACCGATGGGGTTTACTCTGACGATTTTATTACACAGGTAGGCAAAACGTCTGATGGTAAATCAATTATTGCAGGTGCATTAGGAACTGTCCCTGGGGCAAATGGCCCAGCGCTCAAAGAGTTTACCGCCCTTTGGAATGAAAAAGTGGGCAAAGAATTAACTGCTTATGTTCCTCACAACTGGGATGCAGCCGTTTTGATGATGTTGGCAGCCGAAGCCAGCGACGCTAATACAGGAGAGGGAATTAAAGGTAAAATTCTGGAAGTTGCTAATGCCCCTGGAACTGAAGTTACCGATGCTTGTAAAGCTATGGAGTTAATCCGCAGTGGCGAAGATATTAATTTTCAGGGTGCTAGCGGTAATGTCGATATTGACGCCAACGGAGATGTTGTTGGCAGCTATGACGTTTGGCAAGTCGGTGAAGAGGGTACCTTGAAAGTGATTGATAAAGTAGATCCTGTAGCTCCCAAGGCTGCTAAGGCTGCTAATTAA
- the rpsT gene encoding 30S ribosomal protein S20 produces the protein MANSKSAIKRIRTAERNRLRNKTYKSSLKTLTKKYFSAVETYSADPTSENMEVVNQAMSEAYSKIDKAVKRKVLHKNNGARKKSRIAKVLKQATAV, from the coding sequence GTGGCTAACTCCAAATCGGCAATCAAACGTATCAGAACAGCAGAGCGCAACCGCTTACGTAATAAGACATACAAGTCTTCGCTCAAGACCCTAACTAAAAAATATTTTAGTGCGGTAGAAACCTATTCAGCCGACCCAACTTCAGAAAATATGGAAGTGGTTAATCAGGCTATGTCTGAAGCCTACAGCAAAATTGATAAAGCTGTAAAACGTAAAGTGCTGCATAAAAACAATGGCGCGAGAAAAAAATCTCGCATCGCTAAAGTTCTCAAGCAGGCTACTGCTGTCTGA
- the rpoB gene encoding DNA-directed RNA polymerase subunit beta: MTNLTYNLLPDLIEIQRSSFRWFLEEGLIEELNSFSPITDYTGKFELHFMGENYRLKEPKYSMEEAKRRDSTYNVQVYVPTRLIDKESGEIKEMEVFVGDLPLMTDRGTFIINGAERVIVNQIVRSPGVYYKAETDKNGRRTYSASLIPNRGAWLKFETDKNGLVWVRIDKTRKLSAQVLLKAIGLSDNEILDGIRHPDFYQKTLDKEGNPSEEEALLELYRKLRPGEPPTVSGGQQLLESRFFDSKRYDLGRVGRYKLNKKLRLTVPDTTRVLTTTDILAAVAYLINLEFDGGSTDDIDHLGNRRVRSVGELLQNQVRVGLNRLERIIRERMTVSEANSLTPAALVNPKPLVAAIKEFFGSSQLSQFMDQTNPLAELTHKRRLSALGPGGLTRERAGFAVRDIHPTQYGRICPVETPEGPNAGLIGSLATYARVNPYGFIATPYYRVDNGRVLKNEEAVYLTADEEDDMRVAPGDVATDDDGYILGETIAIRYRQEFSTCDPGEVDYVAISPVQIVSVATSLIPFLEHDDANRALMGSNMQRQAVPLLRPERPLVGTGLEAQAARDSGMVVVSRTHGIVTYVDAEVVRVRVEEGNNGLYAPQPGEEIVYKLQKYQRSNQDTCLNQRPLVYAGEDVVPGQVLADGSSTEGGELALGQNVLIAYMPWEGYNYEDAILISERLVYDDVYTSIHVEKFEIEARQTKLGPEEITREIPNVGEDALRNLDERGIIHIGAWVEAGEILVGKVTPKGESDQPPEEKLLRAIFGEKARDVRDNSLRVPNGEKGRVVDVRVFTREQGDELPPGANMVVRIYVAQKRKIQVGDKMAGRHGNKGIISRILPIEDMPYLPDGTPIDIALNPLGVPSRMNVGQVFECLLGWAGENLATRFKMMPFDEMYGKEASRETVHGKIQDAARKPGKSWVYDEENPGKIQVFDGRTGEKFARPVTVGKAYMLKLVHLVDDKIHARSTGPYSLVTQQPLGGKAQQGGQRFGEMEVWALEAYGAAYTLQELLTVKSDDMQGRNEALNSIVKGKPIPRPGTPESFKVLMRELQSLGLDIAVHKLEAQEDGSSRDVEVDLMADTPRRTPNRPTYESLQREESTEEV; encoded by the coding sequence ATGACTAATTTGACTTACAATCTGCTACCAGACTTGATTGAGATTCAACGTTCTAGCTTTCGTTGGTTTTTGGAAGAAGGGTTAATTGAGGAACTGAATAGCTTTTCCCCAATTACTGATTATACGGGTAAGTTTGAACTGCACTTTATGGGGGAGAACTATAGGCTTAAAGAGCCAAAGTACTCGATGGAAGAAGCAAAACGTCGTGATAGTACCTATAACGTACAAGTATATGTACCCACTCGCCTGATTGACAAAGAAAGTGGTGAGATCAAGGAAATGGAGGTATTTGTCGGCGATTTACCGTTAATGACAGATCGCGGTACCTTTATCATTAACGGTGCAGAACGGGTAATTGTTAATCAAATTGTGCGATCGCCTGGGGTCTATTACAAAGCAGAAACTGATAAAAATGGTCGTCGTACCTATTCTGCTTCTTTGATTCCTAACCGTGGTGCCTGGTTGAAGTTTGAGACGGATAAAAATGGTTTAGTTTGGGTCAGAATTGATAAGACTCGTAAACTTTCAGCTCAAGTATTGCTCAAGGCGATCGGTTTAAGCGATAACGAGATTCTCGACGGTATTCGTCACCCCGATTTTTATCAAAAAACTTTAGATAAAGAAGGTAATCCTAGTGAAGAAGAAGCGTTACTAGAACTGTATCGTAAATTACGTCCTGGTGAACCTCCCACAGTAAGTGGTGGACAGCAACTATTAGAGTCTCGCTTTTTCGATTCTAAGCGTTATGACTTGGGTAGGGTTGGTCGTTACAAGCTAAATAAAAAGCTCCGTTTGACTGTGCCTGATACTACAAGAGTATTAACTACTACGGATATTTTAGCAGCAGTAGCTTATCTAATTAACCTCGAATTTGATGGCGGTAGCACCGATGATATTGACCACCTAGGAAATCGTCGAGTGCGATCGGTTGGGGAACTACTACAAAACCAAGTTCGTGTCGGCTTGAACCGTTTAGAAAGAATTATTCGCGAACGGATGACGGTTAGCGAAGCCAATAGCTTAACTCCCGCAGCCCTAGTAAACCCTAAACCTTTAGTCGCAGCGATCAAAGAGTTCTTTGGTTCCTCTCAACTATCTCAGTTTATGGATCAAACCAATCCTTTAGCCGAGTTGACTCATAAACGTCGTCTTTCAGCTTTAGGGCCTGGTGGTTTGACCAGAGAAAGAGCAGGTTTTGCAGTGCGAGATATTCACCCTACCCAGTATGGTCGAATTTGTCCTGTAGAGACACCTGAAGGTCCAAACGCTGGGCTGATTGGTTCTCTTGCAACCTATGCCCGTGTCAATCCCTATGGCTTTATTGCTACTCCTTATTACCGTGTCGATAACGGTCGAGTGTTAAAAAATGAAGAGGCCGTCTATCTAACTGCTGATGAAGAAGACGATATGAGAGTTGCTCCTGGAGACGTAGCTACCGATGATGATGGCTATATTCTAGGTGAAACGATCGCTATTCGTTATCGCCAAGAATTTTCTACTTGCGATCCTGGAGAAGTAGATTATGTAGCAATTTCTCCCGTACAGATTGTTTCGGTAGCAACCAGCTTAATTCCTTTTCTCGAACATGATGATGCTAACCGCGCCCTCATGGGTTCTAACATGCAGCGTCAAGCTGTGCCGTTGTTACGTCCTGAACGTCCTTTAGTGGGAACTGGGTTAGAGGCTCAAGCAGCTCGTGACTCAGGAATGGTAGTAGTTTCGCGTACTCACGGTATTGTGACCTACGTTGATGCAGAAGTTGTGCGAGTCAGAGTAGAGGAAGGCAATAACGGTTTATATGCTCCCCAACCTGGAGAAGAAATTGTCTACAAGCTGCAAAAGTATCAGCGTTCTAACCAAGATACCTGTTTAAATCAGCGTCCTTTAGTTTATGCAGGGGAAGATGTAGTTCCAGGTCAGGTACTAGCAGATGGCTCATCCACAGAAGGAGGCGAGCTAGCATTAGGACAAAATGTTTTAATTGCTTATATGCCTTGGGAAGGCTACAACTACGAAGATGCGATTCTCATTAGTGAGCGTCTGGTGTATGACGATGTTTACACTAGTATTCACGTTGAGAAATTTGAAATTGAAGCTCGGCAAACAAAATTAGGGCCAGAAGAAATTACCCGTGAAATTCCTAATGTTGGTGAAGATGCTCTACGTAATCTAGACGAACGAGGCATTATTCATATTGGGGCTTGGGTAGAAGCAGGGGAGATTCTAGTTGGGAAAGTAACTCCCAAAGGAGAATCAGATCAGCCTCCTGAAGAAAAGCTACTCAGAGCGATTTTTGGCGAAAAAGCTAGAGACGTGCGGGACAACTCCTTGAGAGTACCTAACGGTGAAAAAGGACGGGTAGTTGATGTGCGCGTCTTCACTAGAGAGCAAGGTGATGAATTGCCTCCTGGCGCTAATATGGTCGTGCGAATCTATGTGGCTCAGAAACGTAAGATTCAGGTGGGAGATAAAATGGCTGGTCGCCACGGTAACAAAGGGATTATTTCTCGCATTTTACCCATTGAAGATATGCCCTATCTACCCGACGGTACACCGATTGATATTGCCCTCAATCCTCTAGGTGTGCCTTCGCGGATGAACGTCGGACAAGTATTTGAGTGCCTTTTAGGCTGGGCTGGTGAAAATCTGGCAACACGCTTTAAAATGATGCCTTTCGATGAAATGTATGGCAAAGAAGCGTCAAGAGAAACCGTTCACGGCAAGATTCAGGATGCAGCTCGCAAGCCAGGCAAATCTTGGGTTTACGATGAAGAAAATCCAGGGAAAATTCAAGTCTTTGATGGACGTACGGGAGAAAAGTTTGCTCGTCCTGTGACGGTGGGTAAAGCCTATATGCTCAAACTGGTTCACCTCGTAGATGATAAGATTCACGCTCGTTCTACTGGCCCTTACTCTTTAGTAACTCAACAGCCTTTGGGTGGTAAAGCACAACAGGGTGGACAACGCTTTGGTGAAATGGAGGTTTGGGCATTGGAAGCTTATGGCGCAGCCTATACTCTACAAGAGTTATTGACGGTTAAGTCTGATGATATGCAAGGACGTAACGAAGCCCTAAACTCAATTGTTAAAGGTAAACCAATTCCTCGCCCTGGAACTCCAGAATCCTTCAAAGTATTGATGCGAGAACTACAGTCTTTAGGTCTGGATATAGCAGTCCACAAACTGGAGGCGCAGGAAGATGGTAGTAGCCGAGACGTAGAAGTAGATTTGATGGCAGATACTCCTCGCCGTACTCCGAACCGACCTACTTACGAATCTTTGCAAAGAGAGGAATCAACTGAAGAAGTCTAA
- the hisD gene encoding histidinol dehydrogenase, protein MLRIIDDRQTEAQTELKRISDRNNGDDVQPKEAMVREIVTNVKQNGDRALLEYTEKFDQQLLQADQLRVRGSELDAAYQQISKDLLSAIQIACQKIEAFHRQRVPKSWVQFEEDDVVLGKRYTPVDRAGLYVPGGRASYPSTVLMNAIPAKVAQVPRIIMVTPPGQDGKINPAVLVAAQEAGIEEIYRVGGAQAISALAYGTQTIPKVDVITGPGNIYVTLAKKMVYGTVGIDSLAGPSEVLVIADEQANPVYVAADLLAQAEHDPMAAAILITTSRELAQKVQHEVTYQLADHPRKILTEKAIAHYGLIVVVDSLAQAAELSNLFAPEHLELEVAEPWDLIEQIRHAGAIFIGNSTPEATGDYLAGPNHTLPTSGAARYASALGVETFMKHSSLIQYSATALKKMSSTIQILAQAEGLPSHANSVKFRTE, encoded by the coding sequence ATGCTGCGAATAATTGATGATCGGCAAACTGAGGCACAAACAGAATTAAAACGGATCAGCGATCGCAACAATGGTGATGACGTTCAGCCCAAAGAAGCGATGGTCAGGGAAATCGTCACTAATGTTAAGCAAAATGGCGATCGCGCTCTGTTGGAATACACTGAAAAGTTTGACCAACAACTTCTTCAGGCTGACCAACTCAGGGTTAGAGGTTCAGAGTTGGACGCTGCTTATCAGCAAATATCTAAAGATCTGCTTAGTGCAATTCAAATCGCCTGCCAAAAAATTGAAGCTTTTCATCGTCAGCGGGTTCCTAAATCTTGGGTGCAGTTTGAAGAAGACGACGTAGTTTTGGGTAAACGCTACACCCCTGTAGATCGAGCAGGACTATACGTTCCTGGAGGAAGAGCCTCATATCCGAGTACTGTCTTGATGAATGCTATCCCTGCCAAGGTAGCCCAAGTTCCGCGCATTATTATGGTTACGCCCCCAGGTCAGGATGGAAAAATTAATCCAGCGGTATTAGTAGCTGCACAAGAAGCGGGAATAGAAGAAATTTATCGCGTTGGTGGAGCGCAGGCAATTAGCGCTCTGGCTTATGGAACCCAAACTATTCCTAAAGTCGATGTTATTACAGGGCCAGGTAACATTTACGTTACCCTAGCCAAGAAGATGGTTTATGGGACGGTAGGGATAGACTCTTTGGCTGGGCCTTCGGAAGTACTCGTGATTGCTGATGAGCAGGCAAATCCAGTCTATGTAGCTGCGGATTTATTAGCTCAAGCAGAACACGATCCGATGGCTGCTGCTATTTTAATTACCACTAGTCGAGAATTGGCTCAAAAAGTACAGCACGAAGTTACTTATCAGCTAGCAGATCATCCCCGTAAGATTTTGACGGAAAAAGCGATCGCTCATTATGGTCTAATTGTTGTGGTCGATTCATTGGCCCAAGCAGCAGAATTATCCAACCTATTTGCTCCAGAACATCTAGAACTTGAAGTTGCAGAGCCGTGGGACTTAATTGAGCAAATTCGTCACGCGGGGGCAATTTTTATCGGTAACTCGACTCCCGAAGCAACTGGAGATTATTTAGCTGGGCCAAATCATACTTTGCCAACATCTGGTGCAGCTCGTTATGCTTCAGCATTGGGAGTAGAAACTTTTATGAAGCACTCTAGCTTAATTCAATATTCGGCAACTGCTTTGAAAAAGATGTCCAGCACAATTCAGATTCTAGCTCAAGCCGAAGGTTTACCTTCTCATGCTAATTCAGTGAAGTTTAGGACTGAATAA
- a CDS encoding TatD family hydrolase, with amino-acid sequence MQLIDTHVHINFDVFQGDLTSLRQRWQSVGVAHLVHSCVEPKEFQGIQSIADRFPELSFAVGLHPLDVHKWQSDTANEIETLAASDNRVVAIGETGLDFYKADNQQQQILALKEQLKIAQKLNLPVIIHCRDAAAKLKEVLTDFCQTEGPVKGVMHCWGGNETETQWFLDLGFYISYSGIVTFKSAKQVQAAAKIVPSDRLLIETDCPFLAPVPKRGKTNEPSYVLYVAEYIAQLRETSLETIAEQTTANACRLFGIQLKTK; translated from the coding sequence ATGCAGTTAATAGATACCCATGTTCACATCAACTTTGATGTTTTTCAAGGGGATTTAACCTCGTTAAGGCAGCGCTGGCAGTCAGTAGGTGTAGCTCATCTCGTACATTCATGTGTCGAACCAAAAGAATTTCAGGGAATACAGTCCATTGCGGATCGTTTCCCTGAATTGTCGTTTGCGGTTGGTTTGCACCCGTTGGATGTTCATAAGTGGCAAAGCGATACTGCCAATGAGATTGAAACCTTAGCTGCTTCTGATAATCGGGTGGTAGCAATTGGCGAAACAGGGTTGGACTTCTATAAAGCCGACAATCAACAACAGCAGATTTTAGCTTTAAAAGAACAATTAAAAATAGCTCAAAAGCTTAATCTACCAGTGATTATCCATTGTCGTGATGCAGCAGCTAAACTGAAAGAAGTATTAACTGATTTTTGCCAGACGGAAGGCCCAGTAAAAGGAGTAATGCACTGTTGGGGGGGGAATGAAACGGAAACTCAATGGTTTCTCGATTTAGGGTTTTATATCAGCTATAGCGGGATTGTTACTTTTAAAAGTGCCAAACAGGTTCAAGCAGCAGCAAAAATTGTGCCTAGCGATCGCTTATTGATTGAAACAGACTGTCCTTTTCTAGCTCCTGTTCCCAAAAGAGGCAAAACTAACGAGCCTTCCTATGTCCTGTATGTGGCAGAGTACATTGCCCAACTACGAGAAACTTCATTAGAAACTATTGCCGAACAAACTACTGCTAACGCCTGTCGGTTATTTGGAATCCAATTAAAAACTAAATAA
- a CDS encoding (2Fe-2S) ferredoxin domain-containing protein, which yields MSNINSMVTSFNFKGKLSKIAYKQKKIKYLKLETEQGKYWIKVSKQLSKQLAGLSAECQLEVEGKVKQDPETGKTKYKAKRIAIVAPEALATLPKVKTKTVSLLPLFDSKIKSKAKVLICQKSNCWKKGGQKVCAEIESILSDRGLTKEIPIQKTGCLKQCKKAPALVMMPDKARYNQVKPKQVAKMVEKHLIAD from the coding sequence ATGAGTAACATTAACAGTATGGTCACCAGCTTTAATTTTAAGGGCAAGCTGAGTAAAATTGCTTATAAGCAAAAGAAAATCAAATATCTCAAACTAGAAACAGAGCAGGGTAAATACTGGATCAAAGTTTCTAAGCAGTTAAGCAAACAACTTGCTGGTTTATCTGCTGAATGTCAATTGGAAGTCGAAGGGAAAGTAAAACAAGATCCTGAAACGGGCAAAACCAAATATAAAGCTAAAAGAATAGCGATTGTTGCGCCAGAGGCATTGGCCACACTGCCCAAAGTTAAGACCAAAACAGTATCCCTATTGCCTTTATTTGATAGCAAAATTAAGTCCAAGGCAAAAGTGCTGATTTGTCAAAAATCTAACTGCTGGAAAAAAGGCGGTCAAAAAGTTTGTGCCGAAATAGAATCTATATTAAGCGATCGCGGTTTAACTAAAGAAATTCCCATTCAGAAAACAGGCTGTCTTAAGCAGTGCAAGAAAGCTCCAGCGTTAGTAATGATGCCTGATAAAGCTCGTTACAACCAAGTTAAACCCAAGCAGGTAGCCAAGATGGTAGAAAAACATTTGATTGCTGATTAG
- the rpsD gene encoding 30S ribosomal protein S4: MSRYRGPRLRVVRRLGDLPGLTRKSARKAYPPGQHGQSRRKRSEYAIRLEEKQKLRFNYGVTEKQLVRYVRKARRVAGSTGQTLLELLEMRLDNTIFRLGMAGTIPAARQLVNHGHITVNDRVVDVASYQCRPGDSIKVRNRDRSRKLIETNMEYPGLANLPSHLEFDKAALSGKVNGVIEREWVALQVNELLVVEYYSRMA; the protein is encoded by the coding sequence ATGTCTCGCTATAGAGGTCCGCGTCTGCGGGTCGTTCGTCGTTTAGGGGATTTACCTGGGCTAACTAGAAAAAGCGCTCGTAAAGCTTATCCACCTGGACAACATGGTCAAAGCCGTCGCAAACGCTCTGAATATGCGATTCGTTTGGAAGAAAAGCAAAAATTACGCTTCAATTATGGCGTTACCGAAAAACAGCTAGTGCGTTATGTCCGTAAAGCTCGTCGAGTAGCTGGTTCGACAGGACAAACCCTCCTAGAGTTATTAGAAATGCGCTTGGATAACACCATTTTTCGTTTAGGAATGGCTGGTACTATTCCCGCAGCACGTCAGTTAGTGAACCACGGACACATTACAGTAAACGATCGCGTAGTAGATGTTGCTAGCTATCAGTGTCGTCCTGGAGATTCGATCAAAGTGAGAAATCGCGATCGCTCTCGTAAGCTAATTGAAACCAATATGGAATATCCTGGGTTAGCTAATTTGCCTAGTCACTTAGAATTCGATAAGGCTGCTTTATCTGGCAAGGTAAACGGTGTCATTGAACGAGAATGGGTAGCTCTACAAGTAAATGAACTACTCGTAGTTGAGTACTATTCAAGAATGGCTTAG
- a CDS encoding LysR family transcriptional regulator: protein MKLSQIRSFVAVARCGKFSQAAIELDLTQPTVSHAIATLEADLGVQLLFRGKKGVNLTPAGESVLVHCDRVLQSIENIQQEANRCKSLAGGKVRISAFRGAAAQLLPKIKAEFQFKHPQIEIKIIEEKDCPQVEQMVYEGQADLGLTILPTSKDLATIEVLRDNYIVLLPPNFKLDAQSDGQQISWTQLVSIPIISYPHQNSCFKQIKHYFESAGYQFNPAEQVRESDTIVSLVATGSGAAILPQLSVFYLPAGVTICQLPIPLQRIVVAATPKDVDLSHAVWAFTDFLQQQSARLNQ, encoded by the coding sequence ATGAAACTTTCTCAGATTAGATCATTTGTCGCCGTGGCAAGGTGCGGTAAGTTTAGTCAGGCAGCAATTGAATTAGATCTTACCCAGCCTACTGTAAGTCATGCGATCGCTACTTTAGAAGCTGATTTAGGGGTGCAATTATTGTTTCGAGGCAAAAAAGGGGTAAATTTAACACCTGCTGGGGAGAGCGTCTTAGTCCACTGCGATCGCGTATTACAATCGATTGAAAATATTCAGCAGGAAGCTAACCGCTGTAAAAGCTTAGCTGGGGGAAAAGTGAGAATTTCTGCTTTTCGTGGCGCAGCAGCGCAGTTACTACCCAAAATTAAAGCCGAATTTCAATTTAAACATCCTCAAATTGAAATCAAGATTATCGAAGAAAAAGACTGTCCTCAAGTCGAGCAAATGGTTTATGAAGGGCAAGCCGATCTTGGCTTGACGATTTTACCCACTTCTAAGGATTTAGCCACAATTGAAGTGCTGCGGGATAACTATATTGTTCTGTTACCACCTAATTTCAAATTAGATGCACAGTCAGACGGACAGCAAATTAGCTGGACACAACTAGTTTCAATACCGATTATTTCCTATCCTCATCAAAATAGTTGTTTTAAACAGATCAAACATTATTTTGAATCGGCAGGGTATCAATTTAATCCTGCTGAACAAGTTCGCGAAAGTGATACGATTGTTAGCCTAGTTGCCACAGGTTCGGGTGCAGCTATTCTGCCCCAACTGTCGGTATTTTATCTTCCCGCAGGAGTTACTATCTGCCAGTTGCCCATACCTCTACAGCGTATTGTGGTGGCAGCAACTCCCAAAGATGTCGATCTTTCTCATGCCGTTTGGGCATTTACCGATTTTCTCCAGCAGCAATCAGCACGGTTAAATCAATGA